One window of Salegentibacter sp. Hel_I_6 genomic DNA carries:
- a CDS encoding VWA domain-containing protein — MILEEKIYLWLLLLIPAVIVLYLVFRIWQKRARSRFAQPPLLSFLAPNRSSFKPFLKLLLILLALSSVVLGLVNPKVGSQLETVKREGVDIVFAIDVSKSMEAEDIAPNRLEKSKQLVRQIIGNLGSDRVGIIAYAGSAFPQLPITTDYGSAKMFLESLNTDMLSSQGTAIGDAIDLATGFFDDNQQTNRVMFILSDGEDHEGNAEDMAEKAADAGIQIYTIGVGTAKGGPIPIKRNGVVQNYKKDNQGETVVTKLDAEVLKQIAEETNGEYIDGSVTSEVTEKVQEALQNIEKTEFEAKQFADYKSQFQWFVGLAIFLLLLDVFMLERKTGWIRKLNLFNEKRKTEE; from the coding sequence ATGATCTTAGAAGAGAAAATATATTTATGGCTTTTGCTGCTTATTCCAGCGGTAATTGTGCTGTACCTGGTTTTTAGGATCTGGCAAAAACGGGCAAGATCAAGATTTGCCCAGCCGCCGTTGCTAAGCTTCCTTGCTCCCAACCGATCTTCTTTTAAGCCATTCTTAAAACTTTTGCTAATACTTTTGGCACTGAGTAGTGTGGTTTTGGGATTGGTAAATCCTAAAGTGGGCTCACAGCTGGAAACCGTGAAACGGGAAGGTGTAGATATTGTTTTCGCTATAGACGTTTCAAAAAGTATGGAGGCTGAAGATATAGCTCCAAATAGATTAGAAAAATCTAAGCAGTTGGTAAGACAAATTATAGGAAACCTTGGGAGTGACCGTGTTGGAATTATCGCCTACGCAGGGAGCGCTTTCCCGCAGTTACCTATTACCACAGATTATGGCTCTGCAAAGATGTTTCTGGAAAGTTTAAATACCGATATGCTTTCTTCACAGGGCACTGCCATTGGAGATGCCATAGACCTTGCTACAGGTTTTTTTGACGATAATCAGCAAACCAACCGGGTAATGTTTATTCTTAGTGATGGGGAAGATCACGAGGGTAATGCCGAAGATATGGCAGAAAAAGCTGCAGATGCCGGTATCCAGATTTATACTATTGGTGTGGGGACTGCTAAAGGAGGGCCAATTCCCATAAAAAGAAATGGCGTAGTGCAGAATTACAAAAAAGATAATCAGGGTGAAACCGTTGTTACCAAATTGGATGCAGAAGTACTTAAACAAATTGCAGAAGAAACAAACGGAGAGTATATTGATGGAAGCGTAACTTCAGAAGTTACCGAAAAGGTACAGGAAGCGCTTCAGAATATTGAAAAAACAGAATTTGAAGCAAAGCAATTTGCCGATTATAAATCGCAATTTCAATGGTTTGTAGGTTTGGCAATCTTTTTGTTATTGCTGGATGTATTTATGCTGGAAAGAAAAACCGGCTGGATAAGAAAACTGAATTTATTCAACGAGAAAAGAAAAACAGAGGAGTGA
- a CDS encoding DUF58 domain-containing protein — protein MDTKELLKKVRKIEIKTRRLSDHVFGGEYHSTFKGRGMTFSEVRQYQFGDDVRNIDWNVTARYNEPFIKVFEEERELTMMLMVDVSGSEFFGTQNQLKKDVITEIAATLAFSATQNNDKIGLMLFSDQIELYIPPKKGRYHVLRIIRELIEFKPKSKKTDIAAAIKYLSNVMKKKAIVFMLSDFMDDDYQQTLKIAGNKHDVTGIRVYDPAEEEIPNLGLVQMLDEESGEYVTVNTGSKSVRNNYAKHYRERSAYFNESFTLSGAGVINNRVDESYVKKLLGYFKRRG, from the coding sequence ATGGATACCAAAGAGCTTTTAAAAAAAGTAAGAAAGATTGAAATAAAAACCCGGCGTTTGAGCGATCACGTTTTTGGTGGGGAATATCATTCTACTTTTAAAGGTCGCGGGATGACTTTTAGTGAAGTACGGCAGTATCAATTTGGCGACGATGTTAGAAATATAGACTGGAATGTTACCGCTCGTTACAATGAACCTTTTATCAAGGTTTTTGAAGAAGAACGGGAGCTTACCATGATGCTTATGGTAGATGTTTCAGGTTCAGAATTCTTCGGAACACAAAATCAGCTTAAAAAAGATGTGATTACTGAAATTGCTGCAACTTTAGCTTTTTCGGCTACACAAAACAACGATAAGATTGGGCTGATGCTTTTTTCAGATCAAATAGAACTTTATATTCCCCCTAAAAAAGGAAGGTATCACGTACTACGAATTATTAGGGAATTAATAGAGTTTAAGCCTAAATCTAAGAAAACCGATATCGCTGCTGCCATAAAATATCTCTCTAATGTTATGAAGAAAAAGGCGATTGTCTTTATGCTTTCAGACTTTATGGATGATGATTATCAGCAAACTTTAAAAATTGCCGGTAATAAACATGATGTCACAGGAATTAGAGTTTACGATCCTGCCGAAGAAGAAATTCCAAATTTAGGACTGGTACAAATGTTGGATGAGGAAAGTGGCGAATATGTAACTGTTAATACCGGTTCAAAATCGGTTAGAAATAATTACGCAAAACACTACCGGGAGAGATCGGCTTATTTTAATGAAAGTTTTACGCTTAGTGGCGCTGGGGTGATCAATAATCGCGTAGACGAGAGTTATGTAAAAAAATTGCTGGGTTATTTTAAAAGAAGAGGTTAA
- a CDS encoding VWA domain-containing protein, which translates to MFANYTFENPEFFWLLLLLLPATAWYFWKRKQQTPELRMSSVKGFKVKQSMLSKLKPVLFVLRLLALAFLVVAMARPRTVDVTTQSSNIRGIDIIMAIDVSASMLARDFEPNRLESVKEVGAEFIENRPTDRIGLVLFAGESFTKTPITSDKSIALRAIEEIEYSNILQNGTAIGSGLATAVNRLKDSDAESKVIILLTDGVNNSGFIDPKIASELAVEFGIKTYTIGVGSNGNALTPVNVLANGKFQYGVQKVEIDEALLQQIASDTGGKYFRATNNEKLEEIYEEIDSLEKSEIEEFRYYNYTEKFRPYALLAIGLLLFEVLLRYTVFRGFI; encoded by the coding sequence ATGTTTGCTAATTATACATTCGAGAATCCAGAATTTTTCTGGTTGTTATTGCTGCTTTTGCCGGCAACAGCCTGGTATTTCTGGAAACGTAAACAGCAAACGCCAGAGCTAAGAATGTCTAGCGTAAAAGGTTTTAAGGTAAAGCAATCGATGCTTTCAAAATTAAAACCGGTGCTTTTTGTACTTCGCTTGCTAGCGCTGGCTTTTTTAGTGGTAGCAATGGCACGCCCAAGGACGGTAGATGTTACTACGCAAAGTAGCAACATTAGAGGAATAGATATTATAATGGCTATAGATGTATCTGCCAGTATGCTAGCCAGGGATTTTGAACCTAACCGATTAGAATCTGTAAAAGAAGTAGGAGCAGAATTTATTGAAAATAGGCCAACCGATAGGATTGGTCTTGTACTTTTCGCCGGCGAAAGTTTTACAAAAACGCCTATTACCAGTGATAAAAGCATTGCGCTGCGTGCAATTGAAGAAATTGAATACAGTAATATTTTGCAAAACGGTACGGCAATTGGTTCGGGATTAGCCACAGCGGTAAACCGATTAAAAGATAGTGATGCAGAGAGTAAGGTGATAATTTTATTAACTGATGGAGTTAACAATTCCGGGTTTATTGATCCAAAAATCGCCAGTGAGCTCGCCGTAGAGTTTGGGATAAAAACCTATACCATTGGAGTGGGAAGTAATGGAAACGCACTAACGCCTGTTAATGTTTTAGCTAACGGAAAATTTCAATATGGTGTGCAAAAAGTAGAAATAGATGAGGCTTTATTGCAACAAATAGCATCAGATACCGGTGGAAAATATTTTAGGGCCACTAATAATGAAAAGCTGGAAGAAATTTATGAAGAAATAGACAGCCTCGAAAAATCTGAAATTGAAGAATTCAGATATTATAATTATACTGAAAAATTTAGGCCTTATGCTTTATTGGCAATAGGATTACTGCTTTTTGAAGTACTCTTGAGATACACAGTGTTCAGAGGCTTTATTTAA
- a CDS encoding AAA family ATPase: MIENNTSVDIASLNEKIERESAFVDLLNTEVNKVIVGQKHMMERLLIGLLGQGHILLEGVPGLAKTLAINTLSQAVHGSFSRIQFTPDLLPADVVGTMIYNMKLNDFSIKKGPIFANFVLADEINRAPAKVQSALLEAMQEKQVTIGEETFILDKPFLVMATQNPVEQEGTYPLPEAQVDRFMLKTVIDYPEINDEQLIMRANLRGEFPKVNPVVSIEQILRAQQAAREVYMDEKIEKYILDIIFATRNPEKYNLKDLKPLISFGASPRGSINLARASKCYAFIKRRGYVIPEDVRAVVLDVLRHRIGITYEAEAENITSEDIVHKIVNEIEVP; the protein is encoded by the coding sequence ATGATAGAAAACAACACCTCTGTAGATATTGCTAGTTTAAATGAGAAAATAGAGAGGGAAAGTGCTTTTGTAGATTTACTAAATACCGAAGTTAATAAAGTAATCGTTGGGCAAAAGCATATGATGGAGCGATTGCTTATTGGTTTATTAGGGCAGGGTCATATTCTGCTCGAAGGTGTTCCTGGTTTGGCAAAAACCCTCGCAATAAATACGCTTTCGCAAGCCGTTCACGGTAGTTTTAGTAGAATTCAGTTTACACCAGATCTTTTGCCCGCAGATGTTGTGGGTACCATGATCTACAATATGAAACTGAATGATTTCAGTATTAAAAAAGGACCCATTTTTGCAAATTTTGTCCTTGCCGATGAGATTAACAGGGCTCCAGCCAAAGTACAATCGGCTTTGCTGGAAGCAATGCAGGAGAAGCAGGTAACTATTGGAGAAGAGACCTTTATTTTAGATAAACCTTTTCTTGTAATGGCAACGCAAAACCCCGTAGAGCAGGAGGGAACTTATCCTTTGCCAGAAGCCCAGGTAGACCGTTTTATGCTGAAAACCGTAATAGATTATCCCGAAATTAACGACGAACAGTTAATTATGCGCGCTAATTTAAGAGGGGAATTTCCAAAGGTTAATCCGGTGGTGAGCATTGAGCAAATTTTACGTGCACAACAAGCTGCCAGGGAAGTTTATATGGATGAGAAAATTGAAAAATATATCCTTGATATTATTTTTGCTACTCGTAATCCTGAAAAATATAATTTAAAAGATCTAAAGCCTTTAATAAGTTTCGGCGCTTCACCAAGGGGAAGTATTAACCTTGCGCGGGCTTCAAAATGCTATGCTTTTATAAAACGTCGTGGTTATGTAATTCCAGAAGATGTTAGAGCGGTGGTTTTAGATGTACTTCGCCATAGAATAGGAATTACTTACGAGGCTGAAGCCGAAAATATAACTTCAGAAGATATTGTGCATAAAATTGTAAACGAGATAGAAGTTCCATAA
- a CDS encoding DUF4381 domain-containing protein, whose amino-acid sequence MNNRISTLETYKVAVMLLFLLLSFQGFTQEPNINTRLDSTSIKIGEQVIFSIEVETDSTNLVIFPEGQTFDPMEMVESLGADTTTVEDRFRLIKKYSLTQFDSGVYTIPQQKIIIQNREYLTDSFRVEVADVQVDTTRQKMYPIKPAVDVPKAFSIPNWVWWLLAVLILLGVAFYFFRRRKKRKEAEPELPPYEQAMFELKQLDNSSLLQDREIKEYYSQLAFIVRKYLDRKIYDRALESTTSELIAYLELRKQSGELSLKDKSIDNLQQLLKRADLAKFANSRPDVITAKSDRTKVEHLIKDIRQVVPEPTEEELMQDENYRREKLLKRRKRRIIAVIGGILILGIVVVTILVNTKGFGFVKDSVFGNETRELLEGDWIKSEYGTPTVTITTPEVLVRHDVKRGDELQEMLLGSETFDAGTLEGNLYTLLITGPVNPQGDFDLEKAVDGIYENLESQGARNIIMKEEEFSTINSTKGIKVFGTFNLENPITGGPIEKEYAILNFGANGGFQQIMVVFDEDDEYAEEILQRIENSIELKNQAN is encoded by the coding sequence ATGAACAATAGAATTTCAACATTAGAAACTTATAAAGTGGCGGTTATGCTGCTTTTTCTGTTGTTATCATTTCAGGGTTTTACCCAGGAACCCAATATAAATACTAGATTGGACTCCACTTCTATCAAGATCGGGGAGCAGGTTATTTTTAGTATTGAAGTTGAAACCGATTCTACCAATTTGGTGATTTTCCCTGAAGGGCAAACCTTTGACCCAATGGAAATGGTAGAGTCTTTAGGTGCCGATACCACGACGGTAGAAGATCGTTTTAGGCTTATAAAAAAATATTCGCTTACCCAATTCGATTCAGGAGTTTACACTATTCCGCAGCAAAAAATTATTATTCAGAATCGGGAATATTTAACCGATTCTTTTAGAGTTGAGGTTGCCGATGTTCAGGTAGATACTACCCGACAAAAAATGTATCCTATAAAACCTGCGGTAGATGTTCCTAAAGCTTTTAGCATTCCAAACTGGGTTTGGTGGTTATTGGCAGTATTAATTTTATTAGGTGTAGCATTTTATTTTTTCCGAAGAAGAAAGAAAAGGAAAGAGGCTGAACCCGAACTACCTCCTTATGAACAGGCGATGTTCGAGCTTAAGCAATTGGATAACTCCTCTTTATTGCAAGACCGGGAAATCAAGGAATATTATTCTCAGCTTGCATTTATTGTAAGAAAATATCTGGACAGAAAAATCTACGACAGGGCGCTGGAGAGTACAACTTCAGAACTTATCGCTTACCTGGAATTAAGAAAACAATCTGGAGAGTTAAGCCTGAAAGATAAATCTATAGATAACCTTCAGCAATTATTAAAACGAGCCGATTTGGCCAAATTTGCCAATTCCAGACCCGATGTAATTACCGCAAAAAGCGATCGTACCAAAGTAGAGCATTTAATTAAAGACATTAGGCAGGTGGTTCCTGAACCTACTGAGGAAGAATTGATGCAGGATGAAAATTATCGTAGGGAAAAACTTTTAAAGAGAAGAAAAAGAAGAATTATTGCGGTTATTGGCGGCATTCTCATTCTGGGAATTGTAGTCGTAACCATTTTGGTAAACACTAAAGGTTTCGGTTTCGTAAAGGATTCAGTATTTGGGAATGAAACCAGGGAATTGCTTGAAGGCGATTGGATTAAAAGTGAATATGGTACTCCAACCGTTACCATTACCACACCCGAAGTTTTAGTAAGGCACGATGTAAAAAGAGGAGATGAGCTACAGGAAATGTTGCTGGGGAGTGAAACCTTTGATGCTGGAACTTTAGAAGGTAATTTATATACTTTGCTTATTACCGGCCCGGTGAATCCGCAGGGAGATTTTGATCTAGAGAAAGCAGTAGATGGGATTTACGAAAACCTGGAATCTCAAGGTGCGCGAAATATTATAATGAAAGAAGAAGAATTTTCTACCATAAATAGCACAAAAGGCATTAAGGTTTTTGGAACTTTTAATCTTGAAAATCCTATTACCGGAGGCCCCATAGAAAAGGAGTATGCTATTCTTAATTTTGGTGCAAATGGCGGTTTCCAGCAAATTATGGTGGTGTTTGATGAAGATGATGAGTATGCTGAAGAAATTTTACAACGAATAGAGAATTCTATAGAATTGAAAAACCAGGCTAATTGA
- a CDS encoding tetratricopeptide repeat protein yields MRGFSTNILFVIFGLLLIFPVVAQQQDKELEKAKKEAGEFMQEADAALGENDFPKAEAAYRKAIAKDPENSDARYNMGNMYYTRDNAPQATQRYKQAAEIAETKIAKHKANHNLGNAYMNQKRYQEAVEAYKDALRNNPTDDETRYNLALAKKMLEQEQEQDDNQDGGDDENQDDENQDQENQDENQDQENKEEQQDQGEGDNEGDQDNQDQDQEEKEGDQEEQEEQDGEGDQEEQDKEPEEGQPQPQPAQGQLSPEQIQSLLEAMNNEERKVQDKINAEKQKGAKVKSEKDW; encoded by the coding sequence ATGAGAGGTTTTTCAACTAACATATTATTTGTGATATTCGGCTTGTTGCTCATATTTCCTGTCGTTGCTCAACAGCAAGATAAAGAACTGGAGAAAGCTAAAAAAGAAGCAGGGGAATTTATGCAGGAAGCCGATGCCGCTTTGGGAGAAAACGATTTCCCGAAAGCAGAAGCCGCCTATAGAAAAGCTATTGCCAAAGATCCTGAGAATAGCGATGCGAGATACAATATGGGAAATATGTATTATACCCGTGACAATGCACCGCAAGCCACACAGCGATACAAACAGGCAGCGGAGATTGCCGAAACAAAAATAGCCAAACACAAGGCGAACCATAATCTTGGGAATGCTTATATGAATCAAAAAAGATATCAGGAAGCCGTAGAAGCTTACAAAGATGCTTTAAGAAATAATCCTACAGATGATGAAACCCGTTATAATTTAGCATTAGCAAAAAAAATGCTGGAGCAGGAACAAGAACAGGATGATAATCAGGATGGTGGTGATGATGAGAACCAGGATGATGAAAACCAGGACCAGGAGAATCAGGATGAAAACCAGGACCAGGAAAACAAGGAGGAGCAACAAGACCAGGGTGAGGGTGATAATGAAGGAGACCAGGATAACCAGGATCAGGACCAGGAAGAAAAGGAAGGTGACCAGGAGGAACAGGAGGAACAAGATGGCGAGGGAGATCAGGAAGAGCAGGATAAAGAGCCTGAAGAGGGCCAGCCACAGCCGCAGCCTGCTCAAGGACAATTGTCGCCAGAGCAAATACAAAGCTTGTTAGAAGCTATGAATAATGAAGAAAGAAAAGTGCAGGATAAAATAAATGCAGAAAAACAAAAAGGCGC
- a CDS encoding DUF4382 domain-containing protein → MATLIAFGFTSCNDDDTNGPEEGYAQLTVRMTDAPGDYDHVWVDVQDVMIKTEAAVGQEEAEWESLSNVETGRYDLLQLTGGVSQLLVDAEIPAGYLDQIRLVLGPDNVVVIDGEENPMATPSAQQSGLKLNVQQELEAGEQYEYLLDFDVDGSIVKTGNGGYILKPVIRMSAMANTGSIMGKVHPTNFQSLVKAQSASHIISAYTDESGNFVLHGVPAGTYQVTITPDAETGLEAKDKDNVKVGEGGAVDLETIYLE, encoded by the coding sequence ATGGCAACACTAATTGCTTTTGGATTTACCAGTTGTAATGATGATGATACCAACGGCCCAGAAGAAGGTTATGCTCAACTAACTGTGAGAATGACAGATGCTCCCGGAGATTACGATCATGTTTGGGTAGATGTACAGGATGTAATGATTAAAACCGAAGCCGCCGTTGGCCAGGAAGAAGCCGAATGGGAAAGTCTTTCTAATGTAGAAACCGGGCGTTATGATCTTTTGCAATTAACCGGCGGTGTATCGCAATTATTGGTAGATGCTGAAATTCCTGCAGGTTACCTTGATCAAATAAGATTGGTTTTAGGGCCAGACAATGTTGTTGTAATTGATGGAGAAGAAAACCCTATGGCTACTCCAAGTGCACAACAATCTGGTTTAAAACTAAATGTGCAGCAAGAACTTGAAGCAGGAGAGCAGTATGAATACCTTTTAGATTTTGATGTTGATGGATCTATCGTGAAAACCGGGAATGGTGGTTACATTCTTAAACCTGTAATAAGAATGTCGGCTATGGCTAATACCGGATCAATTATGGGGAAAGTACATCCTACAAACTTTCAAAGTTTGGTGAAAGCGCAGAGTGCAAGCCATATTATTTCGGCGTATACCGATGAGTCAGGAAATTTTGTACTCCACGGTGTTCCGGCTGGAACTTACCAGGTAACCATTACTCCAGATGCTGAAACTGGGTTGGAAGCTAAAGATAAGGACAACGTAAAAGTAGGTGAAGGTGGTGCTGTTGATCTTGAAACAATTTATTTGGAATAA